One genomic segment of Gemmatimonadota bacterium includes these proteins:
- a CDS encoding penicillin acylase family protein — translation MTDRHAAQAKGSRLIAVPRRVTGAVSVLALAGALWVGFRPIGAVPPIGSLLDPAHGVWAAARFAELPGEQSLVLDGLTGPVEVRFDDRGVPHIFATSVPDVARALGWVHARDRLFQMELTARKVTGTLSELAGRPTLSIDRQSRERGLAVAAEARWNALPVDSPTRKVIEAYVEGINQWVRDADVAEWPVEYKLLGARPRIFQSRDVYYLLAEMGQVLAWQSEELERSAVEALVGVAATDALFPVNAPIQEPIEPVPGRTKPRWAVVRFPAPALPDARAVASASRLGATIARLSPETFTRGEAVVGSNNWAVAPERTAAKHALLSGDPHLQLSLPSVWYEAHLVVPGELDAYGVTFPLAPNIPIGFNRDVAWTATNTGADVMDFYRETVDDSASPTRYRVDGEWRAVTRRVEEFRGRNGERLATDTVYGTHRGPMLRTAEGWLSMRWTVLEPSDEASAFLGAMRARSAEEWYRAMESYKAPAQNFLVADRSGAIGIRSTGRYPIRPGDGRGDRIFDGSTSASDWVGDWPLAQYPQALRPAQGYLASANQQPLDPAVRPGYLGWDWPTPWRAMRINEILRGDSAMTPEKMRLAHTDPRSVMTEPVRSVVRAAVTAAGAVASAEEREAMAFLDAWDARFDTESKGAALFAELVQELTKRTWDEFSVPGESRRVATPNTMQLVRLFDDPGSAWWDDRSTTAARETRDAIVRASLAAAWTTMRERRGDDASRWRWGDLRQANIRHLLQLPGFGRESLEVQSGPGTLSPNEGRGTNGASWRFVVELGDAVTAWGTYPGGQSGNPVSSRYDDRLELWRTGQLAPLRLPYKAEDLAGDQLVSVLRFTPMGGAR, via the coding sequence ATGACCGACCGGCACGCGGCGCAGGCGAAGGGGAGTCGACTCATCGCAGTGCCGCGCCGCGTGACGGGAGCCGTCTCCGTGCTCGCACTCGCGGGTGCACTCTGGGTGGGGTTCAGGCCCATCGGCGCGGTCCCACCGATCGGGTCGCTGCTCGACCCGGCGCACGGTGTCTGGGCGGCGGCCCGCTTCGCCGAGTTGCCGGGCGAACAATCCCTCGTGCTCGACGGGCTGACGGGCCCCGTCGAGGTGCGGTTCGACGACCGCGGCGTGCCGCACATCTTCGCCACATCGGTTCCCGACGTCGCCCGCGCGCTCGGCTGGGTCCATGCGCGCGACCGTCTCTTCCAGATGGAGCTGACCGCGCGCAAGGTGACCGGCACTCTGAGCGAGCTTGCGGGGCGCCCCACGCTGTCGATCGACCGGCAGTCGCGCGAACGCGGGCTCGCCGTCGCCGCCGAGGCGCGGTGGAACGCGCTCCCCGTCGACTCGCCCACGCGGAAGGTCATCGAGGCGTATGTCGAGGGGATCAATCAGTGGGTCCGCGACGCCGATGTGGCCGAGTGGCCGGTGGAGTACAAGTTGCTCGGCGCGCGGCCGCGGATCTTCCAGTCGCGTGACGTCTACTACCTGCTCGCCGAGATGGGGCAGGTGCTCGCGTGGCAGAGTGAGGAGCTCGAGCGCAGCGCCGTCGAGGCGCTCGTCGGCGTGGCCGCGACCGACGCGCTCTTCCCGGTGAACGCGCCGATCCAGGAGCCGATCGAGCCGGTCCCCGGCCGGACCAAGCCACGGTGGGCCGTGGTGCGGTTCCCCGCCCCGGCGCTGCCGGACGCGCGCGCCGTCGCGAGCGCGTCCCGACTCGGCGCCACGATCGCGCGGCTCTCGCCCGAGACCTTCACGCGCGGTGAGGCGGTGGTCGGCTCGAACAACTGGGCCGTCGCGCCCGAGCGGACCGCGGCGAAGCACGCCCTGCTATCGGGCGATCCGCACCTGCAGCTCTCGTTGCCGAGCGTCTGGTACGAGGCGCATCTGGTGGTGCCTGGCGAGCTCGACGCGTACGGCGTGACCTTCCCGCTCGCGCCGAACATCCCGATCGGCTTCAATCGCGACGTCGCGTGGACCGCGACGAACACCGGCGCCGACGTGATGGACTTCTACCGGGAGACGGTCGACGACTCCGCGTCCCCGACGCGCTACCGCGTCGACGGCGAGTGGCGCGCGGTGACCCGCCGCGTGGAGGAGTTCCGCGGCCGCAATGGCGAACGGCTCGCGACCGACACGGTGTACGGCACGCATCGCGGTCCGATGCTGCGCACCGCGGAGGGGTGGCTGTCGATGCGCTGGACCGTGCTCGAGCCGAGCGACGAAGCGAGCGCGTTCCTTGGCGCGATGCGCGCCAGGAGCGCGGAGGAGTGGTACCGCGCGATGGAGTCGTACAAGGCACCGGCGCAGAACTTCCTCGTGGCCGACCGGAGCGGTGCGATCGGCATCCGGAGTACCGGGCGTTATCCGATCCGTCCCGGCGATGGTCGCGGGGACCGCATCTTCGACGGCAGCACGTCGGCGAGCGACTGGGTGGGCGACTGGCCGCTCGCGCAGTATCCGCAGGCGTTGCGCCCTGCCCAGGGGTATCTCGCGAGCGCGAACCAGCAACCGCTCGATCCCGCGGTGCGTCCGGGCTACCTCGGCTGGGACTGGCCGACTCCGTGGCGAGCGATGCGGATCAACGAGATCCTTCGCGGCGATTCGGCGATGACGCCCGAGAAGATGCGCCTCGCGCACACCGATCCGCGCAGCGTGATGACCGAGCCGGTGCGGAGCGTGGTGCGAGCCGCGGTGACCGCCGCAGGGGCCGTCGCGAGCGCCGAGGAGCGCGAGGCGATGGCGTTCCTCGACGCATGGGACGCGCGGTTCGACACGGAGAGCAAGGGCGCCGCGCTGTTCGCGGAGCTCGTGCAGGAACTCACCAAGCGGACCTGGGACGAGTTCAGCGTGCCGGGCGAGAGCCGTCGCGTGGCGACGCCGAACACGATGCAGTTGGTGCGGCTCTTCGATGACCCCGGGTCGGCGTGGTGGGACGACCGCTCGACGACCGCGGCGCGCGAGACGCGCGACGCGATCGTGCGCGCGTCGCTCGCGGCAGCGTGGACGACGATGCGGGAGCGGCGCGGGGACGACGCGAGCCGGTGGCGATGGGGCGACCTGCGCCAGGCGAACATCCGCCATCTGCTGCAACTGCCGGGCTTCGGACGGGAATCGCTGGAGGTGCAGTCGGGTCCCGGCACGCTGAGCCCGAACGAGGGCCGCGGGACGAACGGCGCATCGTGGCGTTTCGTGGTCGAGCTCGGCGATGCGGTGACCGCGTGGGGCACGTATCCCGGTGGGCAGTCCGGGAACCCGGTGTCGTCGCGGTATGATGACCGGCTCGAGCTCTGGCGCACGGGGCAGCTCGCGCCGTTGCGGCTGCCGTACAAGGCGGAGGATCTCGCCGGTGACCAGCTCGTGAGCGTCCTGCGGTTCACCCCGATGGGAGGTGCTCGATGA